A single region of the Pseudosulfitobacter pseudonitzschiae genome encodes:
- a CDS encoding cation:proton antiporter, with product MQITPIEAIALVGILGVGAQWLAWRLRLPSIVLMLLAGLLVGPAFGWFIPERDLGEIYKPLISIAVALILFEGGLTLEFHRLGEGRNAVRRLVYIGAPLGWLLATLAMLLTMGLPWQVAAVFGGVLVVTGPTVIAPMLRQAKLRRSPAQLLQWEAIINDPIGVLIAVLALEIVLVVQGGLSTGEAVWVLATGIGFAAAVGVLAGLGVARLFQRGLAPEYMKVPLLFVMVIAVFAMTDALLHESGLLAVTLMGMVMANAKLASHSELHRFKENAALLLVSGVFILMAASLNFASLATLNWKAALFVVAVILVVRPAQVLLPLLGSSTPWRERILVASTGPRGVVMVAVSGLFGDKLVEAGIPEGTLLAPLAFVLVLTTVILHGFTLAPVARALGLSGGDKPGVLILGGSAFGIALAQALQKIEVTPLIVDPNFRNITAARQQSIAAFHGDILGEAAEHHVELIGYDVLLAASDNDAYNTLVATDLGQELGRTNVWQVQRAKENMSRHALPPQLGGQAINGELSHGEFQRRMAGGWRVRVTHLTEKYDLDTWRQDNPKALILMQRTARGDVTFLGPEQELDRTRDCTVLALTPPAETNESADTLRSQSDI from the coding sequence ATGCAGATTACACCAATCGAGGCCATTGCCCTTGTCGGCATTTTGGGCGTCGGGGCACAATGGTTGGCTTGGCGACTTCGGCTCCCGTCGATCGTGTTGATGCTGCTGGCGGGTTTGCTGGTGGGGCCCGCATTTGGCTGGTTCATTCCCGAGCGGGATCTGGGCGAAATCTATAAGCCGCTGATATCCATTGCCGTCGCGCTTATCCTGTTCGAAGGCGGCTTGACGCTGGAGTTCCATCGTCTTGGAGAAGGCCGGAATGCAGTGCGCCGGTTGGTTTATATCGGTGCGCCGTTGGGTTGGCTGCTGGCGACGTTGGCCATGCTGCTGACTATGGGTTTGCCTTGGCAGGTGGCCGCGGTCTTTGGTGGCGTTCTGGTCGTCACGGGCCCCACGGTCATTGCGCCGATGCTCAGACAGGCCAAGCTGCGCCGCAGTCCCGCACAACTGCTGCAATGGGAAGCGATCATAAACGATCCTATCGGCGTGCTGATCGCAGTTCTGGCGCTGGAAATCGTTCTGGTTGTGCAAGGGGGGCTGAGCACGGGCGAGGCGGTATGGGTTCTGGCAACCGGCATAGGATTTGCAGCGGCCGTCGGCGTGCTTGCGGGTTTGGGCGTCGCACGGCTGTTCCAGCGGGGGCTTGCACCGGAATACATGAAGGTGCCGCTGTTGTTCGTCATGGTCATTGCGGTTTTTGCCATGACGGATGCCCTCTTGCATGAATCCGGTCTGCTTGCCGTCACATTGATGGGAATGGTGATGGCAAACGCAAAGCTTGCCTCCCACTCCGAACTGCACCGCTTCAAGGAGAACGCCGCCTTGCTCTTGGTGTCCGGCGTCTTCATCTTGATGGCCGCAAGCCTGAATTTTGCATCCCTGGCAACGCTCAATTGGAAGGCCGCGCTATTTGTTGTCGCTGTAATTCTGGTGGTTCGGCCCGCGCAGGTGCTTTTGCCTTTGTTGGGCTCGTCAACGCCGTGGCGCGAGCGGATTCTTGTGGCGTCGACAGGGCCGCGTGGCGTTGTGATGGTCGCAGTGTCCGGCCTGTTCGGCGACAAGCTGGTCGAGGCAGGCATCCCCGAAGGGACATTGCTGGCCCCGCTGGCTTTCGTTCTTGTCCTGACCACGGTGATCCTGCACGGCTTCACACTGGCACCCGTTGCCCGTGCTTTGGGTCTCAGCGGCGGGGATAAACCCGGCGTCTTGATCCTTGGCGGATCGGCCTTCGGAATAGCGCTGGCACAGGCGCTTCAGAAGATCGAAGTTACCCCCCTGATCGTCGATCCGAACTTTCGAAACATCACCGCGGCGCGGCAGCAGAGTATTGCGGCATTCCATGGGGACATTCTGGGAGAGGCCGCAGAACACCATGTGGAATTGATCGGCTATGATGTCCTGCTGGCTGCATCCGACAACGACGCCTACAACACGCTGGTGGCGACCGATCTTGGTCAAGAGCTTGGGCGCACCAACGTCTGGCAGGTGCAACGCGCCAAGGAAAACATGAGCCGCCACGCCTTGCCACCCCAACTGGGCGGGCAGGCGATCAACGGCGAACTCAGCCACGGCGAGTTTCAGCGCCGCATGGCAGGCGGCTGGCGAGTGCGGGTGACGCATTTGACCGAAAAATATGATCTGGATACATGGCGCCAAGACAACCCGAAGGCGCTGATTTTGATGCAGCGCACAGCGCGCGGCGATGTCACATTTCTTGGCCCTGAACAGGAATTGGACCGCACGAGGGATTGCACAGTTTTGGCTCTGACACCGCCAGCAGAAACCAATGAGTCCGCTGACACCCTGCGCAGTCAATCAGATATCTGA
- a CDS encoding ABC transporter substrate-binding protein codes for MLIHRRHALGLIGAAAGSLAMPRLSFAQNQRRTITIAVQKITNNNTMDVWNEQSNVGERVFFPNLWEGLINRDWMGDQGGVPGLATSWKRLDDKTIELKLREGVKFHNGDEMTADDVVFSFSDERVFAGTQPDGGATLYAENFKPKTDKELPAGVPGVGRRLWPALRGVEAIDKYTVRFHNASPDVTLEGRMIAFGSQIASRRAWDEAATYADWANAPVTTGAYKVQEYRPDVSLTLVAHDDYWGGRPPLAEIRFLEVPEVASRVNGLLSGEYDFACDLPPDQLDAVRNTAGLEVQGSTILNHRIQVFDKVHPVLEDPLIRRAMTHSIDRQLIVNALWDGQTVVPAGLQFEFYDDMFIKGWTAPEFNLEMARDLVKQSGYQGDAIPFRVLNNYYINQVSNAQIMVEMWKQAGLNVEIQMVENWGQVLEDNDTRGIRDWSNSATFNDPVSSIVAQHGPNGLQQQRDEWSNVEMNELSNFMQKSTDRAARKKAFARMLEISEREDPAFQVLHQNCVFTGMKSELNWKAAPAFAMDFRTNNWNAS; via the coding sequence ATGCTCATTCATCGCCGCCACGCACTTGGACTTATTGGGGCCGCTGCGGGCTCTTTGGCAATGCCCCGTCTGTCCTTCGCACAAAACCAGCGCCGCACCATCACCATTGCGGTGCAAAAGATCACCAACAACAACACGATGGATGTATGGAACGAACAATCCAACGTCGGCGAACGGGTGTTTTTCCCGAACCTTTGGGAAGGTCTGATCAACCGCGACTGGATGGGCGATCAGGGCGGTGTGCCCGGACTGGCGACAAGCTGGAAGCGGCTGGATGACAAAACGATCGAACTTAAGCTGCGCGAAGGTGTGAAATTTCACAACGGCGACGAAATGACCGCCGACGATGTGGTGTTTTCATTCTCGGACGAACGCGTCTTTGCAGGCACGCAACCCGATGGCGGCGCAACGCTTTATGCGGAAAACTTCAAACCCAAAACCGACAAAGAACTGCCCGCTGGTGTCCCCGGTGTTGGCCGTCGTCTGTGGCCCGCCCTTCGCGGTGTCGAGGCGATAGACAAATACACCGTGCGCTTTCACAACGCATCGCCCGACGTCACCCTCGAAGGCCGGATGATCGCCTTCGGGTCGCAAATTGCCAGCCGTCGTGCGTGGGACGAAGCGGCGACCTATGCGGATTGGGCAAATGCTCCGGTCACCACCGGCGCTTACAAGGTTCAGGAATATCGCCCAGATGTTTCGTTGACGCTGGTCGCACACGATGACTATTGGGGCGGGCGCCCGCCGCTGGCGGAAATCCGGTTCCTCGAAGTGCCCGAAGTGGCCAGCCGCGTGAACGGTCTGCTGTCCGGTGAATATGACTTTGCCTGCGACCTGCCACCCGACCAGCTTGACGCCGTGCGCAACACCGCAGGGCTCGAGGTGCAAGGTTCGACAATTCTGAACCACCGCATTCAGGTTTTTGACAAGGTGCATCCGGTTCTGGAAGATCCGCTGATCCGCCGCGCCATGACCCATTCCATCGACCGCCAATTGATCGTCAACGCATTGTGGGACGGTCAAACCGTCGTGCCCGCAGGGCTTCAGTTCGAATTCTACGATGATATGTTCATCAAGGGCTGGACTGCCCCCGAATTCAATCTGGAAATGGCGCGCGATCTGGTGAAACAGTCGGGCTATCAGGGCGATGCGATCCCCTTCCGCGTACTGAACAACTATTACATCAATCAGGTCTCGAACGCGCAGATCATGGTCGAGATGTGGAAACAGGCCGGTCTGAACGTCGAAATCCAGATGGTCGAGAACTGGGGGCAGGTGTTGGAAGACAACGACACCCGCGGCATCCGCGACTGGTCGAATTCGGCCACGTTCAACGATCCGGTATCGTCGATTGTCGCCCAGCACGGTCCCAACGGGTTGCAGCAGCAGCGCGACGAATGGTCCAACGTCGAGATGAACGAGTTGTCGAACTTCATGCAAAAATCGACAGACCGTGCCGCCCGCAAAAAGGCCTTTGCCCGTATGCTGGAAATCTCGGAGCGTGAAGACCCCGCATTTCAGGTGCTGCACCAGAACTGCGTGTTCACCGGCATGAAATCCGAACTGAACTGGAAGGCGGCACCCGCCTTTGCGATGGATTTCCGGACCAACAACTGGAACGCCTCCTAA
- a CDS encoding ABC transporter ATP-binding protein, with protein sequence MSFVSIRDLKVAFDGVQVLHGIDLDVAAGEALGLVGESGCGKSVTWLAALGLLPGKATVTGSVTVQGQQLIGANRTAVEAVRGGRIAMIFQDPSSSLNPVRTVGRQICESLRLHRGMDRSAAHTEAVRLLDMVGIPDARKRVDLYPHEFSGGQCQRVMIAMALAGAPDLLIADEPTTALDATIQAQILDLLAMLRRETGMAMVFISHDLGAVGAICDRVHVMYAGQIVESGAIGPMFDTPRHPYTRGLFDAIPRLDGTRNRLIPIHGTVPDPRHMPSGCAFAPRCPKASAFCNSAEPALKPQKDDRQLACFYPVTASPAGADTPTERLPA encoded by the coding sequence ATGTCTTTTGTTTCCATACGCGACCTGAAAGTTGCCTTTGACGGCGTTCAGGTCTTGCACGGTATCGACCTTGATGTTGCAGCAGGCGAGGCACTGGGGCTGGTGGGTGAATCCGGTTGCGGCAAATCAGTGACGTGGCTTGCCGCCTTGGGCCTGTTGCCGGGCAAGGCTACAGTGACCGGATCGGTGACCGTTCAGGGCCAGCAGCTGATCGGGGCCAACCGCACCGCCGTCGAAGCGGTGCGCGGGGGCCGGATCGCGATGATCTTTCAAGACCCTTCGTCGTCGCTGAACCCCGTCCGCACAGTGGGCCGCCAGATTTGCGAAAGCCTGCGTCTGCATCGCGGCATGGACCGCAGCGCCGCCCATACAGAAGCAGTACGGCTGCTGGACATGGTCGGAATTCCCGATGCGCGCAAACGGGTGGACCTGTACCCGCATGAATTTTCCGGTGGGCAATGCCAGCGCGTGATGATCGCAATGGCACTGGCGGGTGCCCCCGATCTGCTGATCGCGGACGAGCCGACAACAGCGCTGGACGCCACCATTCAGGCGCAGATTCTTGATCTGCTGGCGATGCTGCGGCGCGAAACCGGCATGGCGATGGTGTTCATCAGCCATGACCTCGGTGCGGTCGGTGCGATCTGTGACCGCGTCCATGTGATGTATGCAGGCCAGATCGTTGAAAGCGGCGCAATCGGTCCGATGTTCGACACGCCACGCCACCCCTATACCCGTGGGCTGTTCGATGCGATTCCGCGATTGGACGGCACGCGCAACCGGCTGATCCCGATCCACGGCACCGTGCCCGACCCGCGCCACATGCCCAGCGGGTGCGCCTTTGCCCCACGCTGCCCCAAGGCGTCGGCATTCTGCAACAGCGCCGAACCTGCGCTGAAACCACAAAAAGACGACAGGCAACTGGCCTGTTTCTATCCTGTCACCGCGTCCCCCGCCGGTGCTGATACCCCCACCGAAAGGTTGCCGGCATGA
- a CDS encoding ABC transporter ATP-binding protein: MNALLQARGLVRCYEGQKTLFKQATSVRAVDGVDLTLQAGETLGIVGESGSGKSTLGRMLLGIDAPTAGQVTFDGQPMPDLQSAAWRALRAQMQFIYQDPLAALDRRLTIARQIGEPLEIHGLAKGAELHERVADLMAQVGLRQDQGARYPHELSGGQRQRVIIARALATSPRLLVCDEPVSALDVSIQAQVVNLLRDLQESHGIAMVFISHDLKVVRNICDRVAVMYLGRIVEEASSDEIFARPAHPYTQALVSSVPVPGKRLEGRILLKGEPPNPAQRPSGCAFHPRCTAAVPACAATVPLLQPVAPARRAACHLLATPCAEQAA, from the coding sequence ATGAACGCTTTGCTACAGGCACGCGGGCTGGTCCGTTGCTATGAAGGCCAGAAAACCCTGTTCAAACAGGCCACTTCGGTGCGGGCGGTCGATGGTGTCGACCTGACATTGCAGGCGGGCGAAACATTGGGAATCGTGGGCGAAAGCGGCTCGGGCAAATCCACGTTGGGCCGGATGCTGTTGGGCATTGATGCGCCAACGGCAGGGCAGGTCACCTTTGACGGGCAACCAATGCCCGACCTGCAAAGCGCTGCATGGCGTGCCCTGCGCGCACAGATGCAGTTTATCTATCAGGATCCCCTCGCGGCGCTGGACCGGCGGCTGACCATCGCCCGCCAGATCGGAGAACCGCTGGAGATTCACGGGCTTGCCAAAGGGGCCGAACTGCACGAACGGGTCGCGGACCTGATGGCGCAGGTGGGTCTGCGTCAGGATCAGGGCGCACGGTATCCGCACGAGCTTTCTGGCGGGCAGCGCCAGCGGGTGATCATTGCCCGTGCATTGGCCACGTCTCCACGGCTGCTGGTCTGCGACGAGCCTGTGTCGGCGCTGGATGTGTCTATTCAGGCGCAGGTGGTGAACCTGCTGCGCGATCTTCAGGAAAGCCACGGCATCGCCATGGTGTTCATCAGCCACGACCTGAAAGTCGTGCGCAACATCTGTGACCGTGTCGCGGTCATGTACCTTGGCCGCATCGTGGAAGAGGCCTCCTCGGACGAGATTTTCGCCCGTCCCGCGCATCCCTATACTCAGGCGTTGGTGTCGTCGGTGCCAGTGCCGGGCAAACGGCTTGAGGGGCGTATCCTATTGAAGGGCGAACCGCCAAACCCCGCACAGCGCCCCTCAGGTTGCGCGTTCCATCCGCGTTGCACAGCAGCCGTGCCCGCATGTGCCGCAACTGTTCCATTGCTTCAGCCCGTGGCACCAGCGCGACGTGCGGCCTGTCATCTGCTGGCCACGCCCTGTGCGGAACAGGCGGCGTGA
- a CDS encoding ABC transporter permease, with protein MLSYFLTRLFRAALTILLVMTFAFVVLRLSGDPASILLGPDAPTDSIDAFRAEWGLDDPLWKQYFAYLRSIAQLDFGVSMRDRSSAIELVLQRVPATLALTVPTLIIQLGIGIPAGVYAALHRESVADRGVIMLSIFGFTIPSFVMGLVLVLIFAVTLGWLPSGGQDSWHHAILPIATMSVGGIGILARFSRSAMIEVMGQPYIRTAMAKGLSWRDVVWKHALPNASVPIVTIVGFMVGSLIAGAVVVESIFSWPGIGRLLIVSVSNRDLAVVQCLLLMIASTMVIANLCVDFAYGLLDPRLRSKATAH; from the coding sequence ATGCTAAGCTATTTTCTGACCCGCCTGTTTCGTGCGGCGCTGACCATCCTTCTGGTGATGACCTTTGCCTTTGTCGTTTTGCGGCTGTCGGGTGATCCCGCGTCGATCCTGCTGGGGCCGGATGCTCCAACCGACAGCATAGATGCGTTCCGCGCCGAATGGGGCTTGGACGATCCGTTGTGGAAACAGTATTTCGCCTATTTGCGTTCCATTGCCCAACTGGATTTCGGCGTGTCCATGCGTGACCGGTCTTCGGCAATTGAACTGGTGCTGCAACGGGTGCCCGCTACGCTGGCGTTAACGGTGCCGACGCTGATCATCCAGCTGGGTATCGGCATTCCCGCAGGTGTCTATGCGGCGCTGCACCGTGAATCGGTGGCCGATCGCGGGGTGATCATGCTGTCGATCTTCGGCTTTACCATCCCGTCCTTTGTCATGGGGCTGGTGCTGGTGCTGATCTTTGCCGTCACGCTGGGCTGGCTGCCGTCGGGCGGTCAGGACAGTTGGCACCATGCGATCCTGCCCATCGCCACCATGTCCGTCGGCGGGATCGGTATCCTTGCGCGGTTCTCACGTTCGGCGATGATCGAGGTCATGGGACAGCCCTATATCCGCACGGCGATGGCCAAGGGGCTGAGCTGGCGCGATGTGGTCTGGAAACACGCGCTGCCCAATGCCTCGGTGCCGATTGTCACCATTGTCGGCTTTATGGTCGGGTCGCTGATCGCGGGGGCCGTGGTGGTCGAAAGCATCTTCTCGTGGCCCGGCATCGGCAGACTGCTGATCGTGTCGGTGTCGAACAGGGATCTGGCGGTGGTGCAATGCCTGCTGCTGATGATCGCCTCGACGATGGTCATCGCAAACCTGTGTGTCGATTTCGCCTATGGCCTGCTGGACCCGCGTCTGCGGTCCAAAGCCACAGCGCACTAA
- a CDS encoding ABC transporter permease: MIRRLRFKAPLLVMFGLAWLGLMVITAVFADVIRPYDVTQMDLSARLVGPLTQGHLLGTDELGRDVLSRLIQSIRVSLVIAFGATLLSAFFGTTLGFLAAQFRGVVEHLILVLADFQAALPFLILSLAVLAFFGSSMTLLVGLMGFYGWERYARIARGLAISAGAQGYASAVVQLGAKPSRVYLRHILPNVASTLIVSMTLTFPEIILMESGLSFLGLGVQPPESSLGNMVGFGREYLTRAPWIMLGPAFVIMMTTLSISLVGDWLRDKLDPTIR; encoded by the coding sequence ATGATCAGACGGCTGCGGTTCAAGGCACCCTTGCTGGTCATGTTCGGGCTGGCGTGGCTGGGGCTGATGGTGATCACGGCAGTGTTTGCCGATGTCATCCGCCCCTATGACGTGACGCAAATGGACCTGTCCGCCCGACTGGTCGGCCCGCTGACCCAAGGCCACCTGTTGGGCACCGACGAATTGGGCCGTGATGTGCTGTCACGCCTGATCCAGTCGATCCGCGTGTCGCTGGTCATCGCCTTTGGCGCGACGCTGTTGTCGGCGTTCTTTGGCACCACATTGGGGTTTCTGGCGGCACAGTTCCGCGGTGTGGTCGAACATCTGATCCTCGTGCTGGCCGATTTTCAGGCGGCATTGCCCTTTCTGATCCTGTCGCTGGCGGTGCTGGCGTTTTTCGGGTCGTCCATGACGCTGCTGGTCGGCCTGATGGGGTTTTACGGGTGGGAACGCTATGCCCGCATTGCGCGCGGTCTGGCGATCTCAGCGGGCGCGCAGGGTTATGCCTCGGCGGTGGTTCAACTGGGGGCAAAACCGTCGCGGGTCTATCTGCGGCACATCCTGCCCAATGTCGCCTCGACACTGATCGTGTCGATGACCCTGACCTTTCCCGAAATCATCCTGATGGAAAGCGGTCTGTCCTTTCTGGGTCTGGGCGTTCAGCCCCCCGAAAGCTCGCTGGGCAATATGGTGGGCTTTGGCCGCGAATATCTGACCCGCGCGCCTTGGATCATGCTGGGGCCTGCCTTTGTCATCATGATGACTACGTTGTCGATCTCGCTGGTCGGGGACTGGCTGCGCGACAAACTTGACCCGACAATCCGTTAA
- a CDS encoding glycerophosphodiester phosphodiesterase family protein codes for MTKIIAHRGARNLWAENSLQGFRNVLALGVGAVEFDLHLGAGGEVLVIHDATLDRTTTGTGPVRALTDNSRHAVRLIGPDGEIDEGVPLLSEVLDILAPVAGLQIYPEIKADENGYYDPTLVAATVGMLRAYELESRTVLHSFDTGVLRLIRDTAPEFARMVSVNEDWINRQGGVQTFIAGLGDLIGVMAVHHDLLAREFDSITARLPLQRLGVWTLNDPDQITRWLRRGVGYLTTDDPRLAQEIMAREMAA; via the coding sequence GTGACCAAAATCATCGCCCACCGTGGTGCCCGCAATTTGTGGGCAGAAAATTCGCTTCAGGGGTTTCGCAACGTGCTGGCGCTTGGCGTTGGTGCAGTGGAATTCGATCTGCACCTTGGTGCAGGCGGCGAGGTTCTGGTGATCCACGATGCGACGCTGGACCGCACCACAACGGGCACAGGGCCGGTGCGTGCATTGACAGACAACAGTCGCCACGCCGTGCGGCTGATCGGCCCCGATGGAGAAATCGACGAGGGTGTTCCGCTGTTGTCCGAAGTTCTAGACATTCTTGCGCCCGTTGCTGGTTTGCAAATCTATCCTGAAATCAAGGCAGATGAAAACGGCTACTATGATCCGACACTAGTTGCAGCCACGGTCGGGATGTTGCGTGCCTACGAGCTGGAAAGCCGTACGGTACTGCATAGTTTCGACACCGGTGTGCTGCGTTTGATCCGTGATACCGCGCCGGAATTCGCGCGCATGGTTTCAGTGAACGAAGATTGGATCAACCGTCAGGGCGGCGTGCAGACGTTCATTGCCGGATTGGGCGACCTTATTGGTGTCATGGCCGTACATCACGACCTGTTGGCACGTGAATTCGACAGCATCACGGCACGGCTGCCGTTGCAAAGGCTTGGCGTCTGGACGTTGAACGACCCCGACCAGATTACGCGTTGGTTGCGCCGCGGGGTGGGATACCTGACCACAGATGACCCGCGACTGGCCCAAGAGATCATGGCACGGGAGATGGCGGCATGA
- a CDS encoding HAD-IA family hydrolase, giving the protein MSNVDLVIFDCDGVLIDSETIGATALAGAITDAGVPMAALAAERMFSGAGYGETCALIERLGLASAPVIMDADARMSALFDDGVSPVQGMHSVLASLQVPMCVASNSSVARLGNSLGRTPLAAFFGPHIYSADHVQHSKPAPDLALHCLAQMKTAAERAVFVDDNTHGIRCARAAGVMAIGFVGPTDHRAGHADRLRAAGADHVAHGARALQELLARLTQRTVEDVATI; this is encoded by the coding sequence ATGAGCAATGTGGATCTGGTTATTTTCGACTGCGACGGAGTTCTGATCGACAGCGAGACGATAGGTGCCACCGCATTGGCCGGCGCGATCACCGATGCGGGCGTGCCAATGGCAGCGCTGGCGGCCGAACGCATGTTTTCGGGCGCGGGTTACGGCGAAACCTGTGCGTTGATAGAACGTTTGGGGCTGGCATCCGCGCCTGTCATCATGGATGCCGATGCACGTATGTCGGCATTGTTCGACGATGGCGTGTCGCCGGTGCAGGGGATGCACAGTGTTCTGGCATCCCTGCAGGTTCCGATGTGCGTGGCCTCCAACAGCAGCGTGGCGCGGCTGGGCAACAGCCTTGGCCGCACGCCGCTTGCAGCCTTTTTCGGGCCGCATATCTACAGCGCCGACCATGTGCAGCACAGCAAGCCGGCGCCGGATCTGGCGTTGCATTGTCTGGCGCAGATGAAAACCGCCGCAGAACGCGCTGTGTTCGTCGACGACAATACCCACGGCATCCGGTGCGCACGGGCGGCTGGCGTGATGGCCATCGGCTTTGTCGGGCCAACCGACCACCGTGCGGGCCATGCCGACAGGCTGCGGGCGGCGGGGGCCGATCATGTGGCTCACGGCGCCCGCGCCCTACAAGAGCTGCTGGCCCGGTTGACACAGCGCACCGTCGAAGACGTTGCCACAATCTGA
- a CDS encoding sugar phosphate isomerase/epimerase family protein codes for MTDLPLLGVAIPTTTLETLQDFILSENRDLEIQDFCDADLLNGDWKTVADHARTLLTGYTGRLGIHGPFWGLNIASPDTEMRALNRRKHLQGIEVCEHLGATQMVIHSPYTTWSYNNLDNAPERKEYDRLLENCHDTMDEVVKRAEDCGVTMVIENIEDIDPDIRCALADSFSSPAMAVSIDTGHAHYAHGTNGAAPVDYYVRRAANRLQHIHLQDADGYADRHWAIGEGTIRWESVFRALGEFDSNPRLILELRDKAGILPSVAYLQSLGLAR; via the coding sequence ATGACCGACCTTCCGCTGCTGGGTGTCGCCATTCCGACGACCACGCTCGAGACGCTTCAGGATTTCATCCTGTCCGAAAACCGCGATCTGGAAATTCAGGATTTCTGCGATGCCGACCTGCTGAACGGCGACTGGAAAACGGTCGCTGACCACGCCCGCACCCTGCTGACGGGCTATACCGGACGATTGGGCATCCACGGCCCGTTCTGGGGGCTGAACATCGCCAGCCCCGACACCGAAATGCGCGCGCTGAACCGGCGCAAGCATTTGCAGGGCATAGAAGTTTGCGAACATCTGGGGGCCACGCAGATGGTCATCCACAGCCCCTATACCACATGGAGCTATAACAATCTCGACAACGCGCCCGAGCGCAAGGAATACGACCGGCTGTTGGAAAACTGCCATGACACGATGGACGAAGTGGTAAAACGCGCCGAAGATTGCGGCGTGACAATGGTGATCGAGAACATCGAGGACATCGACCCCGATATCCGCTGCGCGCTGGCCGACAGCTTTAGTTCGCCCGCGATGGCCGTGTCGATCGACACCGGTCACGCGCATTACGCCCACGGCACCAACGGTGCGGCTCCGGTTGACTACTACGTGCGCCGCGCGGCCAACCGGTTGCAGCACATCCACCTGCAAGATGCCGACGGCTATGCCGACCGTCATTGGGCGATCGGAGAGGGAACCATTCGCTGGGAATCCGTCTTTCGTGCCCTGGGCGAGTTTGACAGCAACCCGCGCCTGATACTGGAACTGCGCGACAAGGCAGGCATTTTGCCATCCGTCGCCTATCTGCAATCGCTGGGGCTTGCCCGCTGA
- a CDS encoding ABC transporter permease: protein MRARDIALAVLLGLASWQGLVMLTGAPHFILPAPWRVAQAAYHSRAVIAENASVTAIEVLLGLVLGTLLGVVTAIQLALSKTAERLLLPVLVFTQAVPVFALAPLLTLWFGYGMGSKVVMAVLIIYFPVTAAFHDGLTRVDQGLRDLAVTMGAGKYRFMRHVQIPNALPGLGTGLKLAAVYAPIGAVIGEWVGASKGLGYLMLLANGRAKIDLMFASLIVLAVLTVALHITVGHLADRLTRYATGAAELNP, encoded by the coding sequence ATGAGGGCGCGCGACATAGCACTGGCGGTGCTGCTGGGGTTGGCGTCGTGGCAGGGGCTGGTGATGCTGACGGGTGCGCCGCACTTTATCCTGCCAGCGCCGTGGCGGGTGGCACAGGCGGCATACCACAGCCGTGCGGTCATTGCCGAAAACGCCAGTGTCACCGCCATCGAAGTGCTGCTGGGTCTGGTGCTGGGCACGCTGCTGGGCGTGGTTACCGCGATCCAACTGGCGCTGTCAAAAACGGCTGAGCGGTTGTTGCTGCCCGTTCTGGTCTTTACCCAAGCGGTCCCTGTCTTTGCGCTGGCGCCACTGCTGACGCTTTGGTTCGGTTACGGCATGGGGTCCAAGGTCGTGATGGCGGTGCTGATCATCTATTTTCCGGTCACGGCAGCATTTCACGACGGGCTGACGCGTGTTGATCAGGGCCTGCGCGATCTGGCGGTGACGATGGGCGCGGGCAAATACAGGTTCATGCGTCACGTGCAAATTCCCAACGCCCTGCCCGGTCTGGGCACAGGGCTGAAGCTGGCGGCAGTCTATGCGCCGATCGGGGCGGTGATCGGTGAATGGGTGGGCGCGTCGAAAGGGTTGGGTTATTTGATGCTGCTGGCCAATGGCCGCGCCAAGATCGACCTGATGTTTGCCAGCCTGATCGTGTTGGCAGTGCTGACCGTGGCGCTGCACATCACTGTGGGCCATCTGGCCGACCGTCTGACGCGCTATGCCACGGGTGCGGCGGAGCTGAACCCCTGA